One window from the genome of Bufo bufo chromosome 4, aBufBuf1.1, whole genome shotgun sequence encodes:
- the LOC120998970 gene encoding interleukin-17A-like has translation MDILTGTCKFTAVLLLLGVTTLMSVQCLDLHRHKGCPPVTKFPPTVKVSLNMSGQDSLLLSGDVRKRSTSPWEYSYDKNIHRHPVVIAEAKCELSGCIDAEGKVDNNLNSVPIRQEILVLHREMKGCVPVFTLEKKIVTVGCTCVRAVIQEQQ, from the exons ATGGACATCCTGACAGGAACCTGCAAG TTCACAGCGGTGCTGCTTCTTCTTGGAGTCACCACTTTGATGTCTGTCCAATGCCTGGATCTTCATCGTCATAAAGGATGTCCACCTGTCACTAAATTCCCACCTACGGTGAAAGTCAGCCTAAATATGAGTGGACAGGACTCGCttctcctgagtggtgatgtgagGAAGCGCTCCACCTCTCCATGGGAGTACAG CTATGACAAAAACATTCACCGACACCCTGTGGTTATTGCCGAGGCCAAGTGTGAACTTTCCGGATGCATAGACGCCGAGGGCAAAGTGGACAACAACTTAAATTCCGTCCCCATCAGACAAGAGATCCTGGTCCTTCACCGTGAGATGAAGGGGTGCGTCCCCGTCTTCACGCTGGAGAAAAAGATTGTGACCGTGGGCTGCACCTGCGTACGAGCCGTCATCCAAGAGCAGCAATAG